From Amphiura filiformis chromosome 20, Afil_fr2py, whole genome shotgun sequence, a single genomic window includes:
- the LOC140142047 gene encoding uncharacterized protein, whose protein sequence is MDDTETSEVEENSDSDRDNDDDDDDDKTENTCRPVCGDFVAVILVGKKQKKLYVAQVTDITPLPEDFEECVQLKYMEAVNNDGMVYRWARDDDYSREPLPSIIAVLDPPTAVQGSATRETFTFNMKAVLEKFKQT, encoded by the exons ATGGATGACACAGAGACCAGTGAAGTGGAAGAAAACAGTGATAGTGACagagacaatgatgatgatgatgatgatgacaaa ACTGAGAACACATGCAGACCAGTTTGTGGGGACTTTGTTGCTGTCATCCTAGTTGGCAAGAAGCAGAAAAAACTCTATGTAGCCCAG GTTACAGACATCACTCCGCTACCagaagactttgaagaatgtgtCCAACTGAAGTACATGGAAGCTGTAAACAATGATGGCATGGTATACAGATGGGCACGGGATGATGACTACTCAAGGGAACCATTACCCAGCATCATAGCTGTGCTGGACCCTCCTACAGCTGTTCAAGGATCAGCAACCAGAGAAACATTTACTTTCAACATGAAAGCAGTACTTGAGAAATTCAAGCAAACATAA